The Brachionichthys hirsutus isolate HB-005 unplaced genomic scaffold, CSIRO-AGI_Bhir_v1 contig_247, whole genome shotgun sequence genome includes a window with the following:
- the LOC137912783 gene encoding uncharacterized protein yields the protein MSPPPLISTSRSLLTFRSSSCSSVLPRLLSAHRSEVRRLLRGALASLGHRLDSLERGIGARKRRTRQREEKGGSGCSPGEIAVASVIAGDSPAPPHRSSSLSQSRGGGRRGDAEEGDGCGDKRRRKDHRGREMTGNGDEDGDESAGGFVGRMEVSFKGGAEEDDAPITLHSFNRKKPRRGERGGSGQSEAAVSAVRVNGFRAPLLLRGMPCTFCSQSGSLSISSGQWQFSDFTTPLACSSNRRAFYLFLSTASCSRAPMLRFSAVAMETVFESARGVTCLSPLMPLKDWTAPPGLNNDHCYVRTPTPSPASPTRRLQKQRKRKASLRQCNGSVPRGDESDVDVMLVERLGALEDFLIQRGLDV from the exons atgag CCCTCCACCTCTCATCTCAACCTCCCGCTCCCTCCTTACCTTccgttcttcctcctgctcctcagtcttgccccgcctcctctcagctcacCGCTCGGAGGTGCGCCGCCTCCTGCGAGGAGCGCTGGCTTCCCTCGGTCATCGTCTGGACTCTCTGGAGAGGGGCATcggagcgaggaagaggaggaccaggcaaagagaagagaaaggggGATCAGGCTGTTCTCCCGGTGAGATTGCCGTTGCCTCCGTTATCGCCGGGGACTCACCCGCGCCTCCACACCGTTCCTCcagtctgagccaatcacgaGGCGGGGGCAGGAGAGGCGACGCGGAGGAGGGCGACGGATGTGgtgacaaaaggaggaggaaggaccacagaggaagagagatgacTGGAAATGGGGACGAAGATGGAGATGAGTCTGCTGGGGGATTTGTCGGAAGGATGGAGGTGTCTttcaaaggaggagcagaggaagatgatgccCCGATTACTCTGCACAGCTTCAACCGCAAAAAACCCAGGAGAGGGGAGCGGGGAGGAAGTGGCCAATCAGAGGCGGCCGTCAGTGCTGTCAGGGTGAATGGTTTcagagcgccgctgctgctccgcgG GATGCCTTGCACtttctgcagccaatcaggatctcTCAGTATCTCATCTGGACAATGGCAGTTCTCTGATTTCACCACGCCCCTCGCGTGCTCGTCCAATCGCAGAGCTTTTTACCTTTTCCTCAGCACTGCCTCCTGTAGCCGTGCCCCCATGCTGCGGTTCTCagcagttgccatggagacggtaTTTGAGTCGGCGAGGGGCGTAACTTGTTTGAGTCCCCTGATGCCATTGAAGGACTGGACAGCCCCGCCTGGCCTGAACAACGACCACTG CTATGTGCGTACGCCTACACCCAG cccagcttctcccacccggcgacttcagaagcagcggaagcggaaagcatctctccgtcagtgcaatggcagcgtccctcgtggggACGAGTcggacgtggatgtgatgctggtggagcgactcggtgctctcgaagactttctgatacaacgaggcttggatgtgtga
- the LOC137912803 gene encoding alpha-1A adrenergic receptor-like, protein MTDSNSQNESNRGIYFAEAFNGSVLDPIFPNDSVTTCTNFSMDSQVVGVGVVLSVFILVAILGNILVILSVVCNKHLQTVTNFFIVNLAMADLLLSIIVLPFSASLEVLGCWVFGRLFCNIWAAVDVLCCTASILSLCVISIDRYIGVKYCLKYPSIMTEGKAVAILILVWVLSAVISVGPLLGWKEAPPVDDSICSITEEPGYALFSSLFSFYLPLMVILFMYFRVYVVARRTTRSLEAGVKRERDKSMEVVLRIHCRSVLEDARSASSKSSKNHPFRSSLSVRLMKFSREKKAAKTLAIVVGMFILCWLPFFFFLPMGSFFPALKPSEVVFKVIFWLGYFNSCINPMIYPCSSKEFQRAFTRLLRCQCHQRQRVLRRFYDQRWRTAVKGMKTDQRGDYNPGYAVHESSLLQKEGGRSLSFKRWSLFPRLQKSSFSLKETVNNLSHKIKGGTGKSNTSAVGRSDTVETVSLGIYNCEQNSYKFYDLADCYDLKETDI, encoded by the exons ATGACAGACTCCAACTCGCAGAACGAAAGCAACCGTGGGATCTATTTTGCCGAAGCTTTCAATGGATCCGTTTTGGACCCGATATTTCCAAACGACAGCGTCACGACATGCACGAACTTTTCAATGGACTCACAGGTGGTCGGGGTCGGGGTGGTTCTTTCCGTTTTCATTTTGGTGGCAATTCTCGGGAACATTTTGGTCATCCTTTCTGTGGTGTGCAATAAACATTTGCAGACCGTCACTAATTTCTTCATAGTCAACCTGGCCATGGCGGACCTGCTGCTGAGCATCATCGTGCTGCCTTTCTCCGCGTCTCTGGAGGTGCTGGGCTGCTGGGTGTTCGGCCGGCTTTTCTGCAACATCTGGGCTGCGGTGGACGTGCTCTGCTGCACCGCCTCCATCCTCAGCCTGTGCGTAATCTCCATAGATCGATACATCGGTGTTAAATACTGCCTGAAATACCCAAGCATTATGACAGAGGGGAAAGCCGTGGCGATTTTGATTCTAGTCTGGGTGTTATCCGCGGTCATCTCCGTCGGGCCGCTCCTCGGGTGGAAAGAAGCGCCGCCTGTCGACGACAGCATCTGCAGCATCACGGAGGAGCCCGGTTACGCGCTCTTCTCCTCGCTCTTCTCTTTCTACCTGCCGCTCATGGTTATACTCTTCATGTATTTTCGGGTCTACGTGGTTGCGCGCAGGACGACCAGAAGCCTAGAAGCCGGCGTCAAACGCGAGAGGGACAAGTCCATGGAGGTGGTGCTCCGGATCCACTGCCGGAGCGTCCTGGAGGACGCGCGGTCGGCCAGCTCGAAGAGCAGCAAAAACCACCCGTTCCGAAGTTCTCTCTCGGTCCGGCTGATGAAATTCTCCAGGGAGAAGAAGGCTGCGAAAACTCTCGCCATCGTTGTGGGGATGTTCATCTTGTGTTGGCTGccgtttttcttctttctgccgATGG GCTCCTTCTTCCCGGCCCTGAAGCCATCCGAAGTGGTGTTCAAGGTGATTTTTTGGCTGGGCTACTTCAACAGCTGCATCAACCCCATGATCTACCCCTGCTCCAGCAAAGAGTTTCAGCGGGCCTTCACCCGTCTACTCCGTTGCCAGTGTCACCAGAGACAGAGGGTCTTGCGGCGCTTCTATGACCAGAGGTGGCGAACAGCTGTCAAAGGAATGAAAACGGATCAGAGGGGAGACTATAATCCTGGCTATGCTGTCCACGAGTCCTCTTTGTTACAGAAGGAAGGGGGGCGATCGCTCAGTTTCAAGAGATGGAGTCTGTTTCCACGGCTGCAGAAGTCCTCCTTTAGTCTCAAAGAGACAGTGAACAATCTGTCACATAAAATCAAGGGAGGGACAGGGAAAAGTAACACCTCTGCTGTAGGCCGGTCCGATACGGTGGAAACAGTCTCTTTGGGTATTTACAACTGTGAGCAGAACAGCTATAAGTTTTATGATTTGGCAGATTGCTATGATCTGAAAGAGACGGACATTTAA